ACTGGAGTAGCATGGACGCTAGCCCAATAGCCATCTCCGTTCTTCTTACGAAGAAACATCTCCTCGTGCACGGCCTTACCGTTTTTCAACGCCTTCATGATAGCTTTTATCCGAGCAAATGCATCTTCATTCGGACTGCTGAATATCTGATAAGGCAAACGACCTTCAATATCTTTTAAAGTGTAACCCGTTTGGTTCAGAAAGCCTTCATTCACCCATGTGGGATAAAAAGACCCGTCTCCAATAAAAACGCCATTGTTGATCTTGCTTGCCACCATGGAAAGCTTACGTATTTCTTCTTCCTGTACCTTCCGTTTGGTAATATCTCGCATCATCACCATGGTACCCGTGCTACCATCCCAATTCAGTGGCCCAAGGTTGATATCAACAGGGAATTCACTGCCATCCTTCCGTTTGGCAATCAAATTATTCATTACACCCATGGCGCGCCTTTCAGGCTTTTGTGCATATCCATTCCGATGATGTTGGTGTACATGTGCATATCGGTCGGGAATGAGTATTTCTACTGGTTTGCCCAGCACTTGCTCATACTTGTACCCAAAATAATCTTCTGCCTGTTGGCTAAAGAAGACGATCTTTCCCTCATCATTGGCAATGATCACTGCGTCTGGGGCCTGATTGAGGGCATCTTTGAAACGCTTGCGTGTTTGCCGTACCTCCTGTTCCCTTATAACCCTTTCGGTTATATCCGAATGAATGACAACCGCCCCTCCCTCATTGCCGTGGAAAGGCGTTACTTTCATAATAAACCAGCGTATAGCATCTGGTGAATGGCAGGGATACTCGTATACGAAATAGCTGCGTTTACCACTTAGGATATCATTAACTCCCTCAAATGGAGCCACTGCCGATGAATCTCCTCCCGTAATGAAATTCTTACAAACCTCTAGGTAATTGACCCCATGATAATCGGCTTCTGTAGTTCCTCCACCATTCGCTGCCGAAAACTTTATCCAGTTCTCGTTCACATAGATCAGCTCTCCTCTTTTATTGATCACTCCGATATTGGAGGGTATGACCGATAATATACCGGAGCCGATTGCTGCTTTTGTTCGCAAAACTTCGGAGGCTTCTTTTTCGGCCAAGGCCATTTCCCGCTCTTCTTTGGCCTGTTTCAGTTCTACCTGTAGTTTACAAAGACTCCCTTTCTGTGCTTCAACAATTGCTAGCTGAGAAAGTAATTCCATCACAGCCCCATTGTGCATTGAATCCGAAATCACTACGCATGGAACATCCTTTGCTATGGAACGTATCTGTTGCAATGTTTCAACTGCAGATATACATGGTAAATTGCTATTCAATAAGATAGCAGCATATTTACCCGGAACGAAGCGCTTTCTGAACGCCTCGTATCCCTTGGCATGATCGATCTCTATCGTAACATGATTCGGTATTTGCAGGCTTTTCAGTTCTTCATCTTGAATGTCTCTTCCTATATAGATTATACGCATCCGCAATGTTCTTAAGAAGAATAGTAGTGGTTGAACAAGGACATTTGGCGAGCATTGCTTTGTAAGCGATTATCAGATTTCATGAGGTGATCACATTCCAGGAAGGCTGAAGTATTCATTACATGATCCAAATTCCCTTTACGTACCACCCAAATATTTGGCAGACCAGAAATAACTGCATCTGTTTTCAGCAACCATCTACCCAACAAACGCAGCATCCTTCACCGAATAATTGATAGGTGACAAGGTATATTTGTCTTCGGAAAGACACTGTAGCCAGAAATACGAAACTGACGTGGCTGAAATCGTTACAACGAATGCGTGAATGGAAGACTCATACCAATCCGTTCCGGAAGGCAAATAATGCCAGCTCAATATTGTTATTGAGGGATAGTTTTTTCAATATGCGACTTCTGTAGCTACTGGCAGTATGACCACTTATGGATAATTCCGTTCCTATTTCATTCATCGTTTTTCCTTCGGCAATGAGAATGAGCACCTCGAATTCTCTTTCTGAAAGTGATTCTAAGCCGCTAAATGCGGTATCCTCCAAGGCTATCCTTGCCATGGTATCCGTCTGCTTCGGAGTCAGGTAGCGTCCTCCATCCAACAATTTCCGTAAAGCACTGCAGAATTCGTCAATATTATTGTC
This window of the Flavobacteriales bacterium genome carries:
- a CDS encoding PAS domain S-box protein yields the protein MRIIYIGRDIQDEELKSLQIPNHVTIEIDHAKGYEAFRKRFVPGKYAAILLNSNLPCISAVETLQQIRSIAKDVPCVVISDSMHNGAVMELLSQLAIVEAQKGSLCKLQVELKQAKEEREMALAEKEASEVLRTKAAIGSGILSVIPSNIGVINKRGELIYVNENWIKFSAANGGGTTEADYHGVNYLEVCKNFITGGDSSAVAPFEGVNDILSGKRSYFVYEYPCHSPDAIRWFIMKVTPFHGNEGGAVVIHSDITERVIREQEVRQTRKRFKDALNQAPDAVIIANDEGKIVFFSQQAEDYFGYKYEQVLGKPVEILIPDRYAHVHQHHRNGYAQKPERRAMGVMNNLIAKRKDGSEFPVDINLGPLNWDGSTGTMVMMRDITKRKVQEEEIRKLSMVASKINNGVFIGDGSFYPTWVNEGFLNQTGYTLKDIEGRLPYQIFSSPNEDAFARIKAIMKALKNGKAVHEEMFLRKKNGDGYWASVHATPVMGGDGRMEQLIAIMTDITPRKMAEIERDELFRTLEMKVDERTEELSRANTLLVDRNKDITDSISYAKHIQNAFIQHVNPADIGVKDFFVIDIPRDILSGDFHWTHQDNAYDCSYIAIGDCTGHGVPGALMTILAVQLLKQYTLGRKKKRNPKQVVMETDAAITDFLGQTKETSMLNDGMELSLFRIDQTEKYVHFVNIGRDVYYFSSGELKVYKGLKAMVGGAIRIQTQDAEEHCVEFRAGDRIYTFSDGFVDQFGGDEKKKMLRRRKKAFLLKIQSKPFIEHKELLERHFLEWKGDNFQVDDVIAFGMEF
- a CDS encoding response regulator transcription factor; this encodes MKGKILIGLNHEICSTTLCEYLNNRSPNLKIDRLPTGTDIIPVLNQKNYDLLILGMCSSGFKGLEMVRRLRREKVSIPILGYSIYPEQLYGLRLIKAGLNAFISADNNIDEFCSALRKLLDGGRYLTPKQTDTMARIALEDTAFSGLESLSEREFEVLILIAEGKTMNEIGTELSISGHTASSYRSRILKKLSLNNNIELALFAFRNGLV